The genome window AGGCGTCTTGGGGTCTAATCAGTTATCCTATAGGTATTGAAGCTAAATTAAGTGAGTCCAGCATGGCCCGTATTACTGTAGAAGATTGTCTAAAAACTATTCCTAATCGTTTTGAACTGGTATTGGCTGCGACTTATCGCGCACGTCAATTGGTTCAAGGTCACTCCCCACGTGTTGAGTCCAGAGATAAAGCAACTGTAGTTGCGTTACGTGAAGTTGCTGCTGGTGTAACTGACCGTGACATGTTGACCAAAGTACCTTTGTAATTTAGGGGTTCCGGTGTGGAGCTCCCCTTAGGCGACCCAAACACATCGGACTCTCATGGCCAGGTCTCGCCTAAAGAGACCACCAAGGGCGATAAGGCATCCATTATTGCCACGCTGTTGGCTCAATCGAGTCGACATTTATTTGGGCCTACCTCTGCGCCCAATCTGCCGCTAAAACACCAGGTTGTATCCATTGAAGGATTAATTTCTAAGCTTGGCTATCTCAAGCCTGAAGAAATTACGCTCATTAAAAAAGCGTTTCAATTTGCCGATGCCGCTCACTTGGGTCAATATCGCCATAGCGGCGAGCCTTACATTACTCATCCTGTGGCGGTAGCGGAACTCTGCGCCACTTGGCGCTTGGATGCGCCTTCCATCATGGCCGCTTTACTGCATGATGTGATCGAGGACACTGGTTGCACTCAGGCGGATCTAGTCGAAAAGTTTGGAAGTAAGGTTGCTGAACTGGTTGAGGGTCTAACCAAGCTCGATAAGCTGGAGTTTCAGAGTCATGCTGAAGCGCAAGCGGAGAGCTTTCGAAAAATGTTTATGGCGATGGCGCGCGATGTCCGCGTCATTCTGGTTAAGCTGGCGGACCGCACACATAACATGCGCACCCTGGACGCTGTTCCCATGGAAAAGCGTCGTCGGGTTGCCGCTGAAACCATTGAGATCTATGCGCCGATTGCACACCGCCTTGGCCTCAATATTATTTACCGCGATTTACAAGATTTAAGTTTCCGCTTCTCCATGCCAATGCGCTTTAGGGTGATTGAAGGGGCTGTGAAGAGGGCGCGCGGCAATCGCAAGGAGATGGTCGAAAAGATTCTGCAGAACACTCGTATGGCTTTTGCAAAAGCGAATCTCGAGGTGGATCTGCAGGGTCGTGAAAAAACACTCTTTAGCATCTACAACAAAATGCGCAGCAAGCATTTGAGTTTCTCTCAGGTGCTCGATGTTTATGCCTTTAGGGTTACTGTTCACTCTATTGATGAGTGTTATCGCGCTTTAGGTATTTTGCATTCTCTATACAAGCCAATGCCGGGTAAATTCAAGGACTACATTGCTATCCCGAAGCTCAATGGTTACCAGTCTTTACACACCACCTTGCTAGGGCCTTCAGGCGTGCCGGTGGAGTTTCAGATTCGTACTAGTGATATGCATGCAGTTGCTGAGGCGGGTGTTGCCGCTCATTGGGCATATAAAGACGGTTCGCCTGATATGAGTGAGGTGCAAAGCCGCGCGCATCAATGGTTGCAATCGTTGATTGATATTCAAGATAGCAGCGGTGACTCTCAAGAATTCTTAGAGCACGTCAAGATTGATTTGTTCCCTGATGCGGTTTATGTCTTCACTCCGAAGGGGCAGATTAGAGCCTTGCCACGGGGCGCTACCGCATTAGACTTTGCTTATTCCATTCATAGTGATGTGGGCAATACCTG of Polynucleobacter sp. AP-Nino-20-G2 contains these proteins:
- the rpoZ gene encoding DNA-directed RNA polymerase subunit omega gives rise to the protein MARITVEDCLKTIPNRFELVLAATYRARQLVQGHSPRVESRDKATVVALREVAAGVTDRDMLTKVPL
- a CDS encoding bifunctional (p)ppGpp synthetase/guanosine-3',5'-bis(diphosphate) 3'-pyrophosphohydrolase produces the protein MELPLGDPNTSDSHGQVSPKETTKGDKASIIATLLAQSSRHLFGPTSAPNLPLKHQVVSIEGLISKLGYLKPEEITLIKKAFQFADAAHLGQYRHSGEPYITHPVAVAELCATWRLDAPSIMAALLHDVIEDTGCTQADLVEKFGSKVAELVEGLTKLDKLEFQSHAEAQAESFRKMFMAMARDVRVILVKLADRTHNMRTLDAVPMEKRRRVAAETIEIYAPIAHRLGLNIIYRDLQDLSFRFSMPMRFRVIEGAVKRARGNRKEMVEKILQNTRMAFAKANLEVDLQGREKTLFSIYNKMRSKHLSFSQVLDVYAFRVTVHSIDECYRALGILHSLYKPMPGKFKDYIAIPKLNGYQSLHTTLLGPSGVPVEFQIRTSDMHAVAEAGVAAHWAYKDGSPDMSEVQSRAHQWLQSLIDIQDSSGDSQEFLEHVKIDLFPDAVYVFTPKGQIRALPRGATALDFAYSIHSDVGNTCVAVKINGMQLPLRSELKNGDIIEVVTSSNSQPNPGWLAFVRTGKARASIRHSLKTKHYAESLQLGERLLASALRQQGVDAGLLSPEIWEKLLHWTGDKTREEACVNIALGRRSAQELAIRLKILIDDEGGDEQMRLGAADWVSPQQEIASHHQRQAILVDGREGNSISFQSCCHPIPGDNIIGYLGKGEGLQVHTNDCPVALRRLSKDSDKWVEVEWGKEVNREFEVDLAIDTRQGKGVLARVASSVTAADSNIMNVSMDDRYKEDAVTIRFTIQVFDRLHLSKVMRSLRANHDVMRVTRTRTT